CTTAGAGTAAGTTTTGACCAAATAGTCACGCCCTTGGTCTGTGTTCCAACCCAAACGCTGCATTTCACTGCCAATCTTCGCGATATCATCGGAATGATCCACTGGTTCAGCCTTTTTCTTGCGCTTGCTTGTTGTTGCTTGTGTTGTCGTATCCTCTTGCAAGTTGGGACTGCGTGAAGGAAATGGCGTTACATTACTAGGAACTCCAGAAAAAGAGTTGTTCTCAGTTGTGTCAGGGGACACTATGCCAAAATTTTCTAACGCAGCATCGAATTGTTCTTCTTGCTTGTTAGTTGTTGCAAATCCACCGTTACTATCTTGAGTTTTGGAAAATGGAATTTCCTGCTTATCAATAGTAGGAATGAATTCGCCAATGTCTGGAGTTTTGGTCTCAAAATTGGTTTCTGACTTGTAAGTTGATGCAAAGCGATCGCCAATGTCTGGAGTTTTGGTCTCAAAATTAGTTTCTGACTTGTGAGTTGATGCAAAGCGATCGTTAATATCGGGAGTTTTAGTCTCAAAATTAGTTTCTAACTTGTTAGCACCCGTCAGGCGATCGCTATAAGCTTTTTGTTTAGTCTCGTTTGCAGCTACTGGTGGTGAAACTACTGAAGTTGAGGGAATTGCAGGTGCTTCTGTGTGAGAAGGAGAGTTCAGCACAACAGATGGTGCTGCCTCATTCAATCCATTCGCAGTTACAGAGGATACATTGGGCTGAACCTGCTTTGTTGGTTCTGGAGAAATAACCGTCGCTCCTTGGGGGATGTCTGTTATTCCTAAAACCATCAGCGCTCTAGTTCTCGCTTTATCTTCTGCATCCTCTAATATTTCTGCTGCTGCCATACCAGTAGCGCGAGTTGTGCCATCAATCTGCACGCTCGCACGGACAATATACTTGCCGTGATAAATTTGCACTAATTCAGTAATGAGATTGCCTTGGGGGTACTTGCTCTGAAATTGAGCCAACATAATGCTGTCACCAAATCTTGCTCTGTTTAATAAAGGGGTTGGAAACAATTTATTGAACTCTCCCCCACCTAAATCTACTTAATTATAGATGGGGACTGCACTCAACATTTTTGTTCAAACCTATGTTTAGTAGTACAAATGCACCTAACCCGTATACATTATCATATGTTCTCAAAGGTTTATAAGTTTTAAAACAGTATTAATACTTGAAAATAGGGCATGAGACAATGGGCATTGTTGAAAGCTATTCAATTCTCATGCCCATTGCCCATTGCCCATTGCCCATTGCCCCATAAGGTTATTCAAAGAATTTTTTTAGCTAGTGCTGGTTATTTTTAAATAATTTTACTGAGAATGCTACCATAATTACGCAATTGGTGTTCTAGAACTATTTTCTGCAAGCACACTCTATATCTACAATAATGTAGTAATGGTTCGTCCTCACAGCTCGTTAAGCTGCTGACCTAATTGTTTCCGATCCTACATATGGGTCAATTAGATTTGTCGGCAGTTTCTCCTAGTTAAAAAACAGAGTCTAGTGGCGTAAAAGAACCTTCGCTTAAGACAATCTAACACCTGCGGTTTCCCTAAACAGTGCTTTTGGGCAGCGTGGAGAGTTCTCCAAAGTGCGTCTTATAAAAAACCCGTTGCGTAATTACCGAGGGGGCAAAACACTAAACGGGCGTACTTTTGAAGATTGACTGGAGTTAAGGAACCACATAAACCACTAAACTCTGAAATGCTCCTGTGGTCCCCTTTATTATGGGCAATTCGTTTCCGGCTAGTGTCTGTAGTCGTGAGGGTACACAGCACGCGAACCAGATAAACAACAAATGACGTTTTGACCAAAGGTCGGTTCACTGCATGGAATTTTCAATCGCTACACTTCTCGCCAATTTTACTGATGATAAATTGGTTGCTCGTAAACTGTTAGAAAAGAAACTTGGTTGCGAAGATGAACCCAATTTAGAAAAACTTCACATCGCCTTGGAAGTACTAGAAAGAATTGGGATTTTGGCCAAAGAACGAGGTAAGTATCGCCGTGTCTCGGAAGAGGGGGTGATTGAAGCAAAACTTCGCTGTTCCAGCAAAGGTTTTTGTTTTGCCATCCAGGATGTAGAAGGAGCAGAAGACATCTACATTCGCGAAAGTCATCTGAGCAATGCTTGGAATGGAGATCGCGTTTTGGTCAAAGTGCTTAAAGAAGGCAGTCGTCGGCGATCTCCAGAAGGAGAAGTCAAACTAATCCTAGAGCGGTCAAATCACACTTTACTAGCACGGATCAAGCAGGTAGAAGGGGGCTACCGCGCCGTACCTTTAGACGATAGATTGCTTTTTGAACTGAAACTGCTCATCAATAACAATAAACTGGAACAAGCAATTGACCACTTGGCTCATGTGGAGGTTTTGCGTTATCCATTAGCCCAATATCCACCATTGGGTAGAGTCGTGCAAATTCTAGGTAGCGATGCTGAAGCAGCAGCCGACATAGATCTAGTCACCTGCAAACACGATCTGGCGCGTACTTTTCCAGACCCCATTCAAGAAGCAGCTTCAAAATTACCTAAAAAGCTGCTAAAAGCAGATTTAAAAAATCGTTTGGACTTGCGCCCAAAGTTTACACTCAGCATAGTTCCCAACAATGGTGATTCCAAATTTGTAGAAAATGCTTTTTCTCTGGAAAAAAATAACGAGGGCAATTGGCGACTGAGCTTTCACATTGCCGATGCTACCCACTACATTCAACCAGAAGAAATTCTTGACCGGGAAGCACTGAAGCGGGGGCGCTCGGTGTATCTTGGTAATTTAGTACTGCCCATGTTCCCAGAAGTAGTTGGCGAACGTTGTTCTTTATTACCTGGAGTCGATCGATTAGCACTGTCTTTTTTAATTACAGTTGACTCAAAATCGGGAGAAATAGAAGATTGGGAAATTCAACCCAGTGTTGTTAAAGTCGATACCTCACTCAGTGAATCGGAAGCAGAAACTATTTTCGCCAACAAATCCACGAAAACAAGTAGCGGCGTTGTCCAGATAGTTCAAGACCTGGAAACTGTACGTCAATTATTGAAAAAGGTGCGTCTCAATCGGGGTTGTTTGCAATTGAATCTGCCACCCAATCAAAACCCATACTGCGATGAAGGTGCTTTGGGGTGTGTTGTCACCAACGATTTACCCGTGCGAGCTTTGCTTACAGAGTATACGTTACTGGTAAATCAATTGATGGCAACTCATTTGAATGCTCTTGGAGTTCCTGCCATTTGGCGAGTGCAAGGTGCGCCCGATCCCGAAGATGTTCAAGAGATGCTAAAATTGGCAATTAACTTGGGTGTTGAACTGTCCCTCGATCCGGAATTAGAAATTCAGCCTCTTGATTACCAACAGCTGACCAGGGTTTTTGCAGAATCGGCATCCGAGCAAGTGTTAACTTACTTATTACAAGATACCCTCAAACAAGCTACGTACAGTACAACCAAAGGTTCTCACTTTGGTTTGGCATTACCAGAATATATCCATTTCACTTCCCCCTTGCGGCGTTACCCAGATTTGGTTATGCAAAGGGTCTTTTATGCACTCACCGAACACGGACGCGATCGCCGTAACACTCGTGTTAAAGATCGGGTTAACCTTCGCCACTCCTCGAGCCATGGCGAAATTAACTGGAACGTTCTCCCACCAGAATTGCAAAGTGAATTGCAAAGTGAATTGACGAGAATTATTGTTCAGCTTAACGATCGCGAAAAAGAAGTTCAAGAAGCTGAAACCGATCTGGCTGGTTTGCAAAGGGCTTCGCTGATGAAACAACGCATTGGTGAAGTTTTCACTGGTGTCATCACGGGGGTTCAATCCTACGGATTCTTTGTAGAAATAGAAGTTCCACCCACCGAGTCAGATGGTGGAAATACGCGAGTTCCTTTACGGGTAGAAGGGCTAGTTCACGTCAGTTCTCTCAAAGACGATTGGTATGAATACCGCGCCAGACAACAAGCGCTGTTTGGTCGCAAAAATCGCGCTTCCTACAGATTGGGCGATCGTGTAGCCGTACAGGTAAAGAGTGTTGACTATTACCGCCAACAAATTGATTTAGTCACTGTTGGTAGCGATGGTATGGTCATGGGTAAGGATATGAATGGCGAAGATCCGGGTATGTATATGCGCCATGACGATCTTGAGCCTGATGACTTAGATCCCTATGCTGATGATGAATAGCGAGTTGTTAGTTGTTAGTTGTTAGTTGTTAGTTGTTGGTTGTTAGTTGTTGGTTGTTGGTTGTAAATAACCAATAACCACTAACCACTATCCACTAACCACTATCCACTAACCACTAACCAATAACCACTAACCAATAACCACTAACCAATAACCACTAACCACTAACCAATAACCACTAACCAATAACCACTAACCACTAACAATGTCAAAACCTCTCATAATAGGCGTAACAGGAGCATCTGGTTTAATTTACACTGTTCGTGCTATGAAATTTTTGCTGGAAGCTGACTGTGAAATTGAATTAGTTGCTTCTAAATCAACTTACATGGTTTGGCAATCCGAGCAAAATATTCGCATGCCCTTAGAATCCCTTCAACAGGAACAATTTTGGCGACAGCAAGCCCTTGTTGAACAAAGAGGCAAACTACACTGTCATCATTGGGGTGATGTAGGAGCTAACATTGCTAGTGGTTCGTTTCGCACTCAAGGAATGATAGTTATTCCTTGTAGCATGAGTACTGTAGCAAAGCTAGCAGCTGGTATGAGTTCAGACTTACTGGAACGGGCTGCAGATGTCCAACTCAAAGAAGGTCGGAAACTGGTTATTGTTCCGCGTGAAACTCCTTTGAGTTTGATTCACCTACGTAACTTAACAGCTTTAGCAGAAGTTGGCGCAAGAATTGTTCCTGCGATTCCTGCTTGGTATCACAATCCCCAAACTATCGAAGATTTAGTTGACTTTGTCGTCGCTCGTGCTTTGGATCAGCTAGATATTGACTGCGTTCCAATTCAACGATGGAGGGGGTAGGGACTAGGGAGTAGGGGGTAGGGAGTAGAGAATAGGAATTGGAAAAAAGTTTCCCTAACTCCTAACCCCTAACTCCTAACCCCTACCTACCCCCTACCCCTTACCCCCTACCCTTTAATTACTATGGCACTCATTCGCTTAATTCTATTAGTGGCAGTACTTGGAGGAATTACGCTGCTACTCCTACAAAATTGGTCTCCTGTCCTACCGCTTGTGTTTTTAGGTATGCGATCGCAACCATTACCACTGGCAATTTGGATTTTGTTTAGCACAGTTGCTGGTGGATTAACAACTATCTTACTGACGATTTTGTTCAACTTATCTGGTTCTCTTAGGAGACAGCGCCAAACTCCTTTGCGATCGGCTCCTGAATCATCCCGTCAGAACAAAACTCGTGTTGAAGAACCAACATCTAGTCCGCCAAATCCTCCATCTTCTGGCGATCGAGAATCCCGAACCACTGATACTGTTGATGACTGGGAAACAGGTAGCGGACTTTACGAGGATTGGGAGTTTAACAAGTCGGATTCCCAAAAAACCCAAGTCAAAGACCCTAATACCTACGATCGCTCTTCAGAACCTCAAGACAGACCAAAAACTGACTCATCGTATTCCTATAGCTACCGCGAACCAAAAAATTCTGGCGTAGGAAAAACAGAATCAGTTTACGATGCGGACTATCGGGTTATCATTCCCCCTTATCAACCACCCAAGCCTGAACCAGTAGAGGAGGATGATTGGGGGTTTTTGGATGATGATGCTGAGGACGAGGATAAGCCCCCTCGACGTTAACTTGAGACTTAGCACGGTACTGGGTCTCTATACAAGATTACAACGTTCGCGGGACTCCTGCTTGACATCTCCAGTCATAGCAGCTTCTTGTAAGGTCATGAAAGCGTTAAAGTCCTCTAAATCGTACCGAGTTGTCAGCAGCTGTCGCAGTTGATTTTCTGCTTCAACGGTAAGATAGCCAGTGGCTAAAGCCTTTTTTACAACGTCTCTAATCCGAGTCATGGTTGAAACCTCTAACGACCACACATAAAACACACTTATATATACGAGTTGCTTCAGAGAAGATATGCAATGGTTTGGTGCTTCAACCCTTCTATTAGCAAAGTTTTTGTGCATTTCGTCAAACAATAAGTCATACTTTACACCTTGAACAAAAACACTAACTTGTCTATTCCAGCTTGCAGCAACCGATTGCTGGCTCGGCAACAATGTGTCGGTAGAAACACAGTGTTGCCTAAATACGTAATAGTCTCACTCACTAAGTGAGTCACGCTTGCTGATGTTGACCGATAAAGTCAAGATAAAGTTTCGCTCAAACTATATAAATTTTCTGTTAAGCATAAAGATACCTAAGTCACAATTACCAAGTCACCTAACGAATGTTATGAATTTCGTTATAAATTTATTGTTTATTTAATTTGGCTTCATACAAAACTCAGTATGATATGGGAAATTTGGTATTGAAAATAACGGTAATGACACCTCATAATTCAAGTCAGGTAGAAGAAGAATTTATAGAAGCTAGAAACAATTGGGAACTAGAAAAATTATATATAGATTTAGGTTTGGTGAAAGGAAAATCCCTGACACCTGTTGAAAAAAAATTCTTGAGGGGTTTACTTTGCGGTTGTAGTCCTGCAGAAATCGCTAGTACTGTGTATCAAAGTCGTAGTAGCAGTACCGTTAGAGTTTACCTTTCTAATGGGTTGTATAAGTATATAGAGGAAATGCTGACTAACCAAGCAGGATACTTAATTAAAGTGAAAAACTGGAGCCGTGTGACTCAATTGCTAGAAAAAGCAGGTTATAAAAAAGCACGGATTCAATTAGAGCCTCTTGGTAACCAACTAAAGATAGATACAAAACAAGAGATTGTTTCAATAGATATGAGTTCAGCAACAATAGAAGATTGGGGCGAAGCACCTGATGTGAGTATTTTCCATGGAAGGATAACAGAACTTTCTCAACTTGAACAATGGATTGTTGGAGAACGCTGTCGTTTAGTGATGGTTTTGGGTATGTCTGGCGTTGGAAAAACAGCTTTTTCTGTAAAGCTAGCAGAACAATTGAAGGATAAGTTTGAATGTGTAATTTGGCGGTCTCTACATCTTAATCCATCTCCAGAAATTCTGCTCAATCAACTCGTAAAAATTTTATCACCAAATCAAGAAATCAATCTTACAGAATCATTAGAAAGCCTCATATCACGACTTATTGATTGTTTGCGTTCGTCCCGATGTCTCATTGTCTTAGATAATTTTGATTCAATTTTGTACAGTCAATATATGGGTATTGAAGATACATCTCTTCAGAGATTGATCAGTCAATTAAGTACAAACTCTTTTTCGTCCTATCTTCTGCCGCATATTAGCTATTGTCAAGGATATGAGATTTATGGAGAAATTCTGAGAAGAGTAGGGGACTCCCAGCATCAAAGCTGTTTAATTGTAACAAGTCGAGAAAAACCCCAGGAAATTTCAGTACTTGAAGGAAAAATATTACCTGTTCGTTGCTTAAAATTAACGGGTTTAAATTATTTAGAGAGTAAGAATATACTCCAATCTAAAGGTTTAATGACTTCCCAAGATGAAGAATGCAAAATTTTAATAGATTGGTATGCAGGCAATCCCTTATTTATTAAATTAGTTGCAACGGCAATTGAAGAATTATTTGGTGGGAGCATCAACAATTTTTTAGAACAAGGTACAATCGTTTTTGGAGATATTCGAGCTATTTTAGATAGACAATTTAATCGTCTATCAAGTTTGGAAAAGCTGATTATGTACTGGTTAGCCTTGAACCAAGACTTGGTTTCAGTACGTAAGTTACAGAGAGATATTGTCCCTCGCGTGTCACAGAGATTAATTCTAGAGGCTATGGAGTTATTGCAAAAACGTTCTCTGATTGAGAAAAACGCAGCAAATTTTTCTCAAATTCCTATATTGATGGAATATATAGGGGAACGATTAATTGAGGAAAATTTTCAAATGATTGGAGAAACGGGAGGTTATCTGTTGATGAGTCATACAATCTTGGAGACCAAAATAAAGAACTACATTCGAGAAACTCGTCTAAACTCGCACTCTTTGGAGTAAATTGGTTAATGACCAGTGAACAGTGACCAGTGACCAGTGACCAGTGACCAATGACAAATGACAAATGACAAATAATTTATTAAAAGGAGTCAACCTATACTTGGTTGGCATGATGGGTGCAGGTAAATCTACTGTAGGGCAAATACTAGCACAGCATTTGGGCTATGGGTTCGTGGATACGGACAGTGTAATTGAGAAAGCAGCTGGTGGGAGATCCATAACTCAACTGTTTGAAGATGAAGGAGAAGTTGGGTTTCGCCAATTGGAAACTCAGGTTTTGGCACAAGTGTGTGCTTTCACTAAGCTTGCGATCGCAACAGGTGGAGGTATTGTTATAAAACAAGAAAACTGGAGTTACCTTCACCACGGCTTAATTGTTTGGCTGGATGTACCCGTCGAAATTCTTTACGCCCGTTTAGCGGAGGATACAACTAGACCCCTTTTACAAGATAACGATCCCAAAGGGAAACTGCGATCGCTTCTCGAACAAAGACAACATCTTTACTCACAAGCTGATTTGAGAATTACTGTCAGTGAAGGAGAGACACCAGAGCAAATTGCTACACGAGTCCTAGATGAGATTCCCGGTGTTTTAAAACCTATAGAAAAGTGAAGATATGTAGCTAAATATTGAATATTATGGATTTTTGTATGACTAGTATTTTCAAAATGTAAATTTATATCTAATCAGCAACTGCCCCAAGTACCTATGACAGTCAGCGAAACTGAGTATATCAAGCAAGATGCAGCCACCCGCGTACAAGTGCTAAGCGAAGCACTACCCTACATTCAACAATTTATTGGTCGCACCATTGTTGTAAAGTATGGTGGTGCAGCCATGAAAGACAGCAATCTCAAAGATAAAGTGATTCGCGACATTGTGTTTTTA
This genomic interval from Scytonema hofmannii PCC 7110 contains the following:
- a CDS encoding NB-ARC domain-containing protein yields the protein MTPHNSSQVEEEFIEARNNWELEKLYIDLGLVKGKSLTPVEKKFLRGLLCGCSPAEIASTVYQSRSSSTVRVYLSNGLYKYIEEMLTNQAGYLIKVKNWSRVTQLLEKAGYKKARIQLEPLGNQLKIDTKQEIVSIDMSSATIEDWGEAPDVSIFHGRITELSQLEQWIVGERCRLVMVLGMSGVGKTAFSVKLAEQLKDKFECVIWRSLHLNPSPEILLNQLVKILSPNQEINLTESLESLISRLIDCLRSSRCLIVLDNFDSILYSQYMGIEDTSLQRLISQLSTNSFSSYLLPHISYCQGYEIYGEILRRVGDSQHQSCLIVTSREKPQEISVLEGKILPVRCLKLTGLNYLESKNILQSKGLMTSQDEECKILIDWYAGNPLFIKLVATAIEELFGGSINNFLEQGTIVFGDIRAILDRQFNRLSSLEKLIMYWLALNQDLVSVRKLQRDIVPRVSQRLILEAMELLQKRSLIEKNAANFSQIPILMEYIGERLIEENFQMIGETGGYLLMSHTILETKIKNYIRETRLNSHSLE
- a CDS encoding shikimate kinase — translated: MTNNLLKGVNLYLVGMMGAGKSTVGQILAQHLGYGFVDTDSVIEKAAGGRSITQLFEDEGEVGFRQLETQVLAQVCAFTKLAIATGGGIVIKQENWSYLHHGLIVWLDVPVEILYARLAEDTTRPLLQDNDPKGKLRSLLEQRQHLYSQADLRITVSEGETPEQIATRVLDEIPGVLKPIEK
- a CDS encoding flavin prenyltransferase UbiX, with amino-acid sequence MSKPLIIGVTGASGLIYTVRAMKFLLEADCEIELVASKSTYMVWQSEQNIRMPLESLQQEQFWRQQALVEQRGKLHCHHWGDVGANIASGSFRTQGMIVIPCSMSTVAKLAAGMSSDLLERAADVQLKEGRKLVIVPRETPLSLIHLRNLTALAEVGARIVPAIPAWYHNPQTIEDLVDFVVARALDQLDIDCVPIQRWRG
- a CDS encoding ribonuclease R family protein, with protein sequence MEFSIATLLANFTDDKLVARKLLEKKLGCEDEPNLEKLHIALEVLERIGILAKERGKYRRVSEEGVIEAKLRCSSKGFCFAIQDVEGAEDIYIRESHLSNAWNGDRVLVKVLKEGSRRRSPEGEVKLILERSNHTLLARIKQVEGGYRAVPLDDRLLFELKLLINNNKLEQAIDHLAHVEVLRYPLAQYPPLGRVVQILGSDAEAAADIDLVTCKHDLARTFPDPIQEAASKLPKKLLKADLKNRLDLRPKFTLSIVPNNGDSKFVENAFSLEKNNEGNWRLSFHIADATHYIQPEEILDREALKRGRSVYLGNLVLPMFPEVVGERCSLLPGVDRLALSFLITVDSKSGEIEDWEIQPSVVKVDTSLSESEAETIFANKSTKTSSGVVQIVQDLETVRQLLKKVRLNRGCLQLNLPPNQNPYCDEGALGCVVTNDLPVRALLTEYTLLVNQLMATHLNALGVPAIWRVQGAPDPEDVQEMLKLAINLGVELSLDPELEIQPLDYQQLTRVFAESASEQVLTYLLQDTLKQATYSTTKGSHFGLALPEYIHFTSPLRRYPDLVMQRVFYALTEHGRDRRNTRVKDRVNLRHSSSHGEINWNVLPPELQSELQSELTRIIVQLNDREKEVQEAETDLAGLQRASLMKQRIGEVFTGVITGVQSYGFFVEIEVPPTESDGGNTRVPLRVEGLVHVSSLKDDWYEYRARQQALFGRKNRASYRLGDRVAVQVKSVDYYRQQIDLVTVGSDGMVMGKDMNGEDPGMYMRHDDLEPDDLDPYADDE